The Shewanella japonica genome has a window encoding:
- the greB gene encoding transcription elongation factor GreB, translating to MKTNLITPEGMTKLKKELNYLWREYRPEITKKVTWAASLGDRSENADYKENKRLLRQIDGRVRFLRKRIETLKVVEYAPEQEGKVFFGAWVEIENDDGKLLTFRIVGPDEIYGDAKGYISIDSPMARALLKKEVDDDAVVPTPTGPQDWYINKISYTAL from the coding sequence GTGAAAACCAACCTCATCACCCCTGAAGGGATGACCAAACTCAAAAAAGAACTGAATTACCTGTGGCGAGAATACCGCCCAGAGATCACCAAAAAAGTTACCTGGGCAGCCAGCCTTGGCGATCGCAGTGAAAATGCAGATTACAAAGAAAATAAACGCCTGCTTCGCCAAATAGATGGCCGAGTTCGTTTTTTACGTAAACGTATCGAAACGTTAAAAGTCGTCGAATATGCCCCCGAACAAGAAGGAAAAGTATTCTTCGGAGCCTGGGTTGAAATTGAAAACGATGACGGCAAACTACTCACTTTTAGAATTGTCGGCCCTGACGAAATCTACGGCGATGCCAAAGGCTATATCTCAATTGACTCCCCCATGGCACGCGCCTTACTCAAAAAAGAGGTCGACGACGATGCTGTCGTTCCAACACCAACAGGCCCACAAGATTGGTATATCAATAAAATATCTTATACAGCTTTATAG
- the ompR gene encoding two-component system response regulator OmpR: MGQETSKILVVDDDMRLRSLLERYLLEQGYQVRSAANAEQMDRLLERENFHLLVLDLMLPGEDGLSICRRLRQQENPIPIVMLTAKGDEVDRIIGLELGADDYLPKPFNPRELLARIKAVMRRQTTEVPGAPAQQEEVISFGDFSLNLATREMFHDDKSIALTSGEFAVLKVLVSHPREPLSRDKLMNLARGRDYSALERSIDVQVSRLRRLIEVDAANPRYIQTVWGLGYVFVPDGTARG; encoded by the coding sequence ATGGGCCAGGAAACATCTAAAATTCTCGTTGTCGATGATGACATGCGACTCAGATCATTATTGGAACGCTATTTACTTGAGCAAGGGTATCAAGTGCGAAGCGCTGCCAATGCTGAACAAATGGATCGTTTATTAGAACGTGAAAACTTTCACCTTTTAGTGCTTGATTTAATGCTTCCGGGTGAAGATGGACTCTCTATCTGCCGACGCTTACGTCAGCAAGAAAACCCTATCCCTATTGTGATGCTGACAGCCAAAGGCGATGAAGTAGACCGCATTATTGGTTTAGAGTTAGGCGCAGATGATTACCTACCAAAACCATTTAATCCTCGTGAATTACTTGCTCGTATTAAAGCCGTTATGCGCCGTCAAACCACGGAAGTACCTGGAGCACCTGCTCAGCAAGAGGAAGTCATCAGCTTTGGTGATTTTTCATTGAACCTTGCCACTCGTGAAATGTTCCACGACGATAAGAGTATTGCACTGACATCGGGTGAGTTTGCTGTGCTTAAAGTATTGGTATCACATCCAAGAGAGCCATTATCTCGCGACAAACTGATGAACCTTGCTCGAGGCCGTGATTACTCTGCACTCGAGCGCTCCATTGACGTTCAAGTCTCAAGATTACGTCGCTTAATTGAAGTCGACGCGGCTAATCCACGCTATATTCAAACTGTGTGGGGCTTGGGTTATGTGTTTGTGCCTGATGGCACCGCAAGAGGGTAA
- the envZ gene encoding two-component system sensor histidine kinase EnvZ, translated as MKLKWWQRFLPRNSFSQTVLLIGSLLLINQLVSYLSVTVYFIKPSYEQINQLIARQINLLFIDGVTISREHLTMVDALNAKVRHDEMKIYNQQDAIKAGLDSATYYGFLSEQMSQYLGGEAEVRFSQGTQLQVWIRPPQAPTLWIKVPLTGLNENDLSPLTLYLLVIGALSVAGGWIFARRLNRPLKRLQQAAVTVSKGEFPKPLPLSGSSEIVEVTHAFNQMSHSMKQLEQDRALLMAGISHDLRTPLTRIRLASEMMVDEDKYLQEGIINDIEDMDDIIKQFIAYVRHDQESVREPNQINRLIQEISQQEVNRDGEIELDLQDYPLVPFQSIAIKRVLSNLVENGFRYGGGWIKISSKHKPKYVSFIVEDNGPGINEAKIDELFQPFTQGDSARGSVGSGLGLAIVKRIIDRHHGKIELSNRPEGGLKAQVWLPIDNS; from the coding sequence ATTAAACTGAAGTGGTGGCAGCGTTTTCTGCCACGCAACTCTTTCAGTCAAACCGTTCTCTTGATTGGTAGTTTGCTGCTTATCAATCAGCTAGTGTCATACTTATCTGTCACTGTATATTTCATCAAACCTAGCTACGAACAAATTAACCAACTGATTGCCCGTCAGATTAATTTGTTGTTCATCGATGGCGTCACGATTAGCCGCGAACACCTCACCATGGTCGATGCCCTCAATGCAAAAGTACGCCACGATGAAATGAAAATCTACAATCAACAAGATGCCATCAAAGCAGGGCTTGATAGTGCAACGTATTATGGCTTCTTGTCTGAACAAATGTCGCAATACTTAGGTGGCGAGGCTGAAGTTCGCTTTTCCCAAGGAACGCAATTACAAGTTTGGATCCGACCACCACAAGCACCCACCTTGTGGATAAAAGTGCCGCTTACTGGCCTCAATGAAAATGATCTCTCTCCACTGACTCTATACTTATTAGTGATTGGTGCATTAAGTGTCGCTGGAGGATGGATATTCGCTCGACGGTTAAATCGACCGTTAAAACGCCTACAACAAGCTGCAGTGACAGTTTCCAAAGGTGAGTTTCCAAAACCTTTACCATTAAGCGGCTCATCTGAAATCGTTGAAGTGACCCACGCCTTTAACCAAATGTCTCATAGCATGAAGCAATTGGAGCAAGACAGAGCCTTGTTGATGGCAGGGATCTCGCACGATTTACGCACCCCGCTGACACGCATTCGTCTTGCCTCAGAGATGATGGTCGATGAGGACAAGTATCTTCAAGAAGGTATTATTAATGATATCGAGGATATGGATGACATCATTAAGCAATTTATTGCTTATGTTCGTCATGATCAAGAAAGCGTGCGCGAGCCGAATCAGATTAATCGCTTAATCCAAGAAATTAGCCAGCAAGAGGTTAATCGTGATGGTGAAATCGAGTTAGATTTACAAGATTATCCATTAGTGCCTTTTCAAAGTATCGCTATTAAACGAGTACTGAGTAATTTAGTCGAAAATGGCTTTCGCTATGGTGGCGGCTGGATAAAAATCAGCTCTAAACATAAGCCTAAATACGTCAGCTTTATTGTCGAAGACAATGGCCCTGGCATTAACGAAGCTAAAATCGATGAACTATTTCAACCATTCACCCAAGGCGACAGCGCCCGTGGCTCAGTGGGCTCTGGCCTAGGTTTAGCGATAGTAAAACGGATTATTGACCGCCACCACGGAAAAATTGAATTGAGTAACCGTCCAGAAGGCGGCTTAAAAGCACAAGTATGGTTGCCAATAGATAATAGTTAA